The Longimicrobium sp. genome includes a region encoding these proteins:
- a CDS encoding M23 family metallopeptidase: MLLLVVLVVWAVPRWLPRGGLVIRIGPAAPSPAAPAVQPARQSIPDSASQPAAQAPAPAAPGPAAEPADAADPQSPDSAVAPMSAAAGLLLVPVQGVRPSQLTDTYTQARGQGRVHDAIDIPAARGTPVLATAEGTVLKLFQSARGGTTLYELARDGRTIYYYAHLDRYAAGMAEGKALRQGEVIGSVGNTGNAGPGNYHLHFEVTTTADPKRYWAGTPQNPYPLLRHGISR, from the coding sequence ATGCTCCTGCTGGTGGTGCTGGTGGTGTGGGCCGTGCCCCGCTGGCTCCCTCGCGGCGGGCTGGTGATCCGCATCGGCCCCGCGGCGCCCAGCCCGGCGGCTCCCGCCGTTCAGCCCGCGCGGCAGTCCATTCCTGACTCCGCATCGCAGCCTGCGGCACAGGCACCCGCACCGGCCGCACCCGGCCCCGCCGCAGAGCCGGCGGACGCCGCGGACCCGCAATCCCCCGACAGCGCGGTTGCGCCGATGTCCGCCGCGGCGGGGCTGCTGCTGGTGCCGGTGCAGGGCGTGCGGCCCTCGCAGCTCACCGACACCTACACGCAGGCGCGGGGACAGGGGCGGGTGCACGACGCGATCGACATCCCCGCCGCGCGGGGGACGCCCGTGCTGGCGACGGCCGAGGGAACCGTGCTGAAGCTGTTCCAGAGCGCGCGCGGCGGCACCACGCTGTACGAGCTGGCCCGCGACGGGCGGACCATCTACTACTACGCGCACCTGGACCGCTACGCCGCCGGCATGGCCGAGGGGAAGGCGCTGCGCCAGGGCGAGGTGATCGGGTCGGTGGGAAACACTGGCAACGCGGGCCCCGGCAACTACCACCTGCACTTCGAGGTCACCACCACGGCGGACCCGAAACGGTACTGGGCCGGCACGCCGCAGAACCCGTATCCGCTGCTGCGCCACGGCATCAGCCGCTGA
- the erpA gene encoding iron-sulfur cluster insertion protein ErpA yields MQTESVAAAVSTEAPASPVVLTQLAAGEVRRYIEEQAAGEKAGLRVGVLPGGCSGFQYGLNIEDEPGDDDMTFESQGIRLFVDPFSLQYLQGTEIDYVSTFQGSGFTFNNPNATGGCGCGSSFTA; encoded by the coding sequence ATGCAGACTGAGAGCGTGGCGGCGGCGGTGTCCACCGAGGCCCCGGCCAGCCCCGTTGTGCTGACGCAGCTGGCGGCCGGCGAGGTTCGCCGATACATCGAGGAGCAGGCCGCCGGCGAGAAGGCCGGCCTGCGCGTGGGCGTGCTGCCGGGCGGGTGCTCGGGCTTCCAGTACGGGCTGAACATCGAGGACGAGCCGGGCGACGACGACATGACGTTCGAGTCGCAGGGCATCCGCCTGTTCGTGGACCCGTTCTCCCTGCAGTACCTGCAGGGCACGGAGATCGACTACGTGTCGACCTTCCAGGGGAGCGGCTTCACCTTCAACAACCCGAACGCCACCGGCGGGTGCGGCTGCGGCAGCTCCTTCACCGCCTGA
- a CDS encoding cupin domain-containing protein, which produces MSTSAMPPGTIHIRNFLGEIRVRSEQTGGGLTVVEHTLPPGYIAMPLHTHQREAETTYVLEGTLWVQLGKRVTKLGPGQSIAKPAGVPHTYWNEGTRPARFLDMLTPGGLEPWYEEVATVIPARGEVEVGKVLEISRRYGLEFDMESLLDIMSRHQVVLA; this is translated from the coding sequence ATGAGCACCAGCGCGATGCCGCCGGGCACCATCCACATCCGCAACTTTCTCGGCGAGATCCGCGTCCGTTCCGAGCAGACGGGCGGCGGGCTGACGGTGGTGGAGCACACGCTGCCGCCCGGCTACATCGCCATGCCGCTGCACACGCACCAGCGCGAGGCGGAGACCACGTACGTGCTGGAGGGCACGCTGTGGGTGCAGCTCGGCAAGCGCGTGACGAAGCTCGGGCCGGGACAGAGCATCGCCAAGCCGGCGGGGGTGCCGCACACCTACTGGAACGAGGGAACGCGGCCGGCGCGCTTCCTGGACATGCTCACGCCCGGCGGGCTGGAGCCGTGGTACGAGGAAGTCGCCACCGTGATCCCCGCCCGCGGCGAGGTGGAGGTCGGCAAGGTGCTGGAGATCTCGCGCCGCTACGGCCTGGAGTTCGACATGGAGAGCCTGCTCGACATCATGTCGCGCCACCAGGTGGTGCTGGCGTGA
- a CDS encoding beta-propeller fold lactonase family protein, with protein MRSPLLALALSISLLSPALAQQRAPLAFVSNEGSRDITVINTATNRVVVTIPVGVRPRGIQASPDGRRVYVALSDEHPGSTSRGDAIAVIDVASRRVVARYAAGSDPEQFAVTPDGTRLYASNEDAGTASATDLRTGRVLATLVVGIEPEGVAASPDGRWIYVTAETSNTVSVIDARTNRVVNNILADLRPRATAFSPDGARAFVTNEVSGTLVVVDTRTQQVLRSVELERGEGKPVGVVVSPDGARVYVANGLASVVTVLDARTLRQVARVPVARRPWGIAITRDGRRVYTACGLANEVDVIDTATNRVVARVAVGQRPWGVALTR; from the coding sequence ATGCGTTCTCCGCTCCTCGCGCTCGCCCTCTCCATCTCCCTGCTCTCCCCCGCCCTGGCGCAGCAGCGCGCGCCGCTGGCGTTCGTGAGCAACGAGGGGTCGCGCGACATCACCGTCATCAACACGGCCACCAACCGGGTGGTCGTCACCATTCCCGTGGGCGTGCGGCCGCGCGGGATCCAGGCGAGCCCCGACGGGCGGCGCGTGTACGTGGCGCTCAGCGACGAGCACCCCGGCTCCACCAGCCGCGGCGACGCCATCGCGGTCATCGACGTGGCCTCGCGGCGGGTGGTCGCGCGCTACGCCGCCGGGAGCGACCCCGAGCAGTTCGCCGTGACGCCCGACGGTACGCGGCTCTACGCCTCGAACGAGGACGCGGGAACGGCGTCGGCCACCGACCTGCGCACCGGGCGCGTGCTGGCCACGCTGGTGGTCGGCATCGAGCCCGAGGGCGTGGCGGCCAGTCCCGACGGGCGCTGGATCTACGTCACCGCCGAGACGAGCAACACGGTGTCGGTGATCGACGCGCGCACCAACCGCGTGGTGAACAACATCCTGGCCGACCTGCGCCCCCGCGCCACCGCGTTTTCGCCCGACGGCGCCCGCGCGTTCGTGACCAACGAGGTGAGCGGCACCCTGGTCGTGGTGGACACGCGCACGCAGCAGGTGCTCCGCAGCGTGGAGCTGGAGCGCGGCGAGGGAAAGCCGGTGGGCGTGGTCGTCTCGCCCGACGGCGCGCGCGTCTACGTCGCCAACGGCCTCGCATCCGTCGTCACTGTGCTGGACGCGCGCACGCTGCGGCAGGTCGCCCGCGTCCCCGTGGCCCGGCGCCCGTGGGGGATTGCCATCACCCGCGACGGGCGGCGCGTCTACACCGCCTGCGGCCTGGCCAACGAGGTCGACGTCATCGACACCGCCACCAACCGCGTGGTCGCCCGCGTCGCCGTGGGCCAGCGCCCGTGGGGCGTCGCGCTCACCCGGTAG
- a CDS encoding ABC transporter substrate-binding protein, which yields MRRYWRFAALLMFAAAPFLRSAAAAAQQPVGDTLRIGLVLPDSASRTKEMASAARGVRMGVEEAAHSAALFGRTVTLAEGADADRLVADGRVQALLGGFGDAECRALQGVARARGVVWIDLGCDADALRGRECAAAGFHVAPSAAMMADAAAQAAVADGRVEAWDARLERFGADQLNQRFRARFGEGMDSQGWVGWFAVKMLWESTLRARSSAPDALMRYLSSDAAQFDGHKGRPLSFRAWDHQLRQPLYVVSPAAPDPVEVPRAAPGSDTPSRDVLDRLGTPRGRTECGIGG from the coding sequence ATGAGGAGATACTGGAGATTTGCCGCGCTTCTGATGTTCGCGGCGGCCCCGTTCCTGCGGTCCGCCGCCGCGGCCGCGCAGCAGCCGGTGGGAGACACGCTGCGCATCGGCCTGGTGCTCCCCGACTCGGCGTCGCGGACGAAGGAGATGGCGAGCGCCGCGCGCGGGGTGCGGATGGGGGTGGAAGAGGCCGCGCACTCCGCCGCGCTCTTCGGGCGCACGGTGACGCTGGCCGAAGGCGCGGACGCGGACCGGCTGGTGGCCGACGGACGGGTGCAGGCGCTGCTGGGCGGGTTCGGGGATGCGGAGTGCCGTGCGCTGCAGGGTGTCGCCCGGGCGCGCGGGGTGGTGTGGATCGACCTGGGGTGCGACGCCGACGCGCTGCGCGGGCGCGAGTGCGCGGCGGCCGGCTTCCACGTGGCCCCCAGCGCGGCGATGATGGCGGACGCGGCGGCGCAGGCGGCGGTGGCGGACGGGCGGGTGGAGGCGTGGGACGCGCGGCTGGAGCGCTTCGGCGCGGACCAGCTGAACCAGCGGTTCCGCGCGCGTTTCGGTGAGGGAATGGACTCCCAGGGGTGGGTGGGGTGGTTCGCGGTGAAGATGCTCTGGGAGTCCACCCTCCGCGCGCGCTCTTCGGCGCCGGACGCGCTGATGCGCTACCTGTCGTCCGACGCCGCGCAGTTCGACGGGCACAAGGGTCGCCCGCTCTCCTTCCGCGCGTGGGATCACCAGCTCCGCCAGCCGCTCTACGTCGTCTCCCCCGCCGCGCCCGACCCGGTGGAGGTGCCGCGCGCCGCGCCCGGAAGCGACACCCCGTCGCGCGACGTGCTGGACCGCCTGGGCACGCCGCGCGGCCGGACGGAGTGCGGGATCGGGGGGTGA